Sequence from the Numida meleagris isolate 19003 breed g44 Domestic line chromosome 2, NumMel1.0, whole genome shotgun sequence genome:
CAAAATGCATAATAGCCTTGGTTAGGAGTTTTAGGACCTGTGCCCATCAAATacaattttaggaaaaataaaacaggcattTTAATCCACACTTTTGACCTCTTTCTTTAAGAGCAGTTAGCCCTCTTTCTAATTTTCATAGTGTCGTTTAAATTGTGTATTAATCTAGACGGTTCATTTGGCTAGCTAACTGCAATCCTAACAGAGGTGATTTGGTAGCAGCACCGTAAAGCACAATTTCAAATAGCAGTGGGAGAACAAATAAGAAGCCATGATCAGTGCTGAAACAGTAACTGAAAGGCTCATCACCCCAGTGTCGGTGTTCTGtaaaaattaaaggagaaagTACAggaagtttctgttttttttttttccttccccagtgGCAATAAGCACAGTATCTTCAGTTACTACAACCTAACAACTGTTTCGCCTGTGAGCTTGAAGAGTGCACAGTGAAGGACAAAAGTGAACCCAAATGCACTGCGTAATGTcaaggggtttttttttgttcttgttgttgttctgtttttgagaGATTTGATGGGAGAAAAGGGAAGCACCAGTTATtgggttttatttcagtttgcttgCTCTATTTTGGGTTTTCAAGGATAGCATGTTCCTTGGAAATGCTTTTCCAAGGAAAGCTGCTTGCAAATACTATTCTGGCTTCTTTATCAGATGCAAAAAGATCACTTGATCTAACAGCAGAACCACTGCAGCAGTTTTCTATAAACAGAGATACCTGACAGCAATAACCAAAACATCACCAtcttatttctccttctttgcGTACTGGGCtattatcaaataaaataagataaaacaaCATGCCAAAGTGTAATTTTGTCAGAATTTCAGAAGATGTTATTCATTTGCAGAAAGCATTCAAGTAAAGACAACACtttataaaagacaaaaagaagcagtgatGGCAGGGGATATGCTCTTCAAACGGCCTGGGACATGCATTGTCGTTCCAAATTAGAAACCTGTTCTCAAGAGCTGGCAGTAAGCATGGTGTGAGGATAAACCTTGGAAAATGCTGACACTgtgggaaagcagaaagatgaCTGACAAAACAGGAACAACCTCGGGACATCCACAAAAACAATGGGAGGCACTGCCTTCTAGGAATACAGAATTACTGACTTCACATTATTCACCAGCTCTCAAATTAAGTAAACTAGGCATTTTTGTAAGTTAATTAAAGAGTAAGGAATAACGTAGctcagcactttaaaaaaatgggTTTACCACATTTTCCTTTATACATTTGTTAAATCCTTACCAATTGATTTCCTATTCAGATGTTGCTCTTGGGAtcttttttataaaacattttgtctGAAGAGTCGTGCTGGTGGTAAGCATTAATATAAACTCAGGTGTGAGCTCCTCACTCTACTTTTATTCAGCTCTCACCTCACTAGGCTTGGATCACCCATTTATGTGACAGGAATTTGAAAGTACCTGCAGCAAAATAAGTGAATTTCAAGTACACagcaagggaagaaatgaaattaaaggcACTGGAGGGGCTGACCCGTTTTTCCACTCAGTTGTGGCTGTCTTCACAACCCACCAGTGCAGTTCTGGTGGCTGCAAAACACCACTTGGGAAGCAAAGCATACTCCTCCCCCGAGCTGCATCTCTTTTGGGAACAGCACTGTGTTGAGCACACTTCTCTCACAGACACAGGTTTGGAGGCAGGAAAAACATGCTCTGGTTTTGAACACTGGCCTCAATCAGAGGACACAAATTAATGTGCTTCTTAGctaagattttccttttctcttttttttttctttttgccattcAAATCCCAGTGAGAGTTGATTTGCATGTGCTAGCTCTAAGAGGGAGTCCACTCCCTTTCCTTCTTGCACAACTACCAGGTATTATCAAGAAAGACATCCGTACCTTATACAAAATGAGCCACTGCgtttgcatttctgtaatgCATGCATAAACTGATATTCAGATGGAAATGCCACAGTATAAAAGGCTGCCTGATTTGCTCTGAACTTCCAAGTACTGTACCTGTAATTCCAGGATCAAACCAATGTGTCAATTAAAGTCAAGCTGGTAGTCAGTTAGTCTTCAATagttttctgaagcagtttGTGCTTCCTCATTTGCAGCTCTCTTTATGGAAGGAGATGAGCTTACACTTCTCCACCATCAACTGATCCAAGCTTTTCCCTTGCGCTTTATAGGCTGGTGTACAGAAAATCCTTCTGTACCCACACCCAGCACATCAGGCTGGTTAAGACACACTTCATAAATCCGCCCAAAACAGTGCACAAATCACCTTGGGTGattctgtaaaacattttgaacatgattttgaaaatgataGTAACTTTTGCTGGACTTTGAAGCCAGATATTTATGTTCGGGAAACACTCTAGGCTTGGGATGAGATGCATCGGTGGGTGAATGCACACCCTCTCTTTCTTGAGAAAAAGTGTGCAGTATCTGTACTGTAAGTTGGATCTGAAAATTCGCAAGTCCCTACAGAGGCTTTTGCAGCACAAAGATATTACATGCAAATACACATGGGACTAAAAAGTCAAAATGGCAAAACAGGGTCATCCGTCAAAGCAAGGACTGTCCATTTTCACCCTGCAAGGACATCAGGAAGACCTTAACATAGACAGCTCAAACATCAGTGAAACCTGCTATAACCTAAGCCTAACTCAGTCCTGtacctctgcagcacaggactACTGCTGCTGAGTTGAAAAGCACGTTACTTCACTGAACTCACCACTCTGCCCATTTATAGATGCTATTCCCACCAGAAGACAGCATGGCCAAGTGAAGAAATTTCCAGGAAGACAAATTCAGGGTTGCTCAGTATGTCTTCCTTAGTTTGTCGCTACTGTTGCTAAGATAGGCTGTCACCCATCAGAGTGTTTTTCCATATAAAACTGCAGGAGTGATGACAACCTGGTGGTAAGCATCACTGAGAAGTACCTCCATGGTGAAGAGAGCTGTGGTGACCACCACGATCAGCTGGCACTCTGCAATGGCAAGTTAGTGCCATCGGTCTATTTTACTGAGATTAGTACCAAAACCATCCCAAGGTTCTGGATGCCTAGAGAGGGACCACACAGCCTACCTGGGATCCTGTTGAGTGTCACCCAGAAGTGCTCATCGGGGCTGTAGGTGTCCTCAGACCATGCCAGTAAGTCGATGGCACGCGGGTCCCGCAGCACAAACTCTACAAAGGGCCGGGTGACCGCAATGTATGCAGAACCAAAGTAGAGGGTCAGGTTGTGTGGTGGGGGAGCCTTGCGCACCTGTGGGGTGACCAGCCCTGAGACATTGCTCCCACCCTGCTCCCGGTGCATGAAGTGGGTGCGTGCAGTGACATGTGCTGGTGGCAGCACTCCGGGGGTGATGTTCTTCCCCTTGTAGGCTTTCAGATGTTGGATGATCTCCCGATTGGTCTTCAAGGGGAAGTCCTGCCCGCAGGCATTGAGCAGGTAGCGCCAGGGCACGGCAGAGGCCACCAGGTCCCTCATGCAGTGCAGGTCGGCCTGCAGGCGGGACACACCACCATAGACCACCCGCTCTGTGTGAGAGGCGAGGAAGGCATTGGGGAAGCAGCCCAGCAGGTGCCGCACCGCTCGCTGCAAGGCGGCCGGTGCCTTGCCATCCACGTGGATGCAGTAGACATTCTGGGGCATGTAGACTGCCCTGAAGAGCCGCTCAAAGGTCTCAAACTCCTTGTGCAGGGTGATGATGTAGGCCAGGGGAAAGGCCGCCTCCTCGGCTGACAGCACCCGGGTGATGTACCGGCTGTGGGACATGTACTCACTGCAGGAGGAGTCCCTGGGCACAGGCCGCAGTCCCCCATTCTGCATCCTGGGAGCCTGCCCGGCCAGCAGCGCACCACACGCTCGCTCCAGTGCCATGCTCTCAGCAGAGCCACCACCcgctgccctgctccctccaTAGTGCCTCAGCAGCACGGCGGCACCCAACAGTACCACAGCCACCATCAGAGTCACTGCCACCCGACGTCTCCGCATGGCTGCTCGGCACAGCACGGCCCTGCCACGGGGAGTGCAGGGCCGGGGCCTGCGGGGTGGAACTGCTGCCAAGTGGCAGGTGCTAGGCCTGAGGGGCTGGGCCAGTAATGCTGTTAACGGCTCACTGAAGTTGGTGGAGATCTGTCTTTGTAGTGCCATCTAGGTTCTTTAACAGTAAATTTGGTTGGTGAGGGTGGGAATTAAACTCAAGATTGCCAAGCTTTACAGCAGACTTCAGAACTTGTTGAGAAGGAAATTAAACTCAGGGGGAACAGAAGCATATTGAAACCTGCTTCATTCAAGGCAGTGGTCTGAATTAAGGCACTACATGCTGTCTGCTCAAGCAGTCGGGCTGTTGGCTATCATAAAAGAGCTAAGCTGCACCTGAATAATAAGGAAACATTCTCAGTTCTAATAACTGTAGCTTCATTTGACAGTATGTTTTGATGGagtttttttctgagcttttatTCACTCATAAATGAATTCTGGGGACTTGTCAGGGTCATGGTCTTGCCTCAGAGAAGCTGAGCTCTACAGGGCCGTTCAGGACATGCCCTCTTTTCCAGCACCCATTCAGGCGTGATTCTAGTGtcttccagtgctgctgcccaggcagccagctggctgcagggtcTGTCTCTCAACACACGCAACACAATTTTCATTGTGGTCAGATGAGTTTGCTTTTATATGAAACCACTTCCTTAAAGTGCTCGATCCGCTCCTGCTTTTCAAGGAGCAGCTTATTGAAGCCTGTTACACCAGTGTGTGACAGATACAAAGATACTGGGGAATCAGGCAAAGGAGTGTGCAAGTCCATTTATTAGCTGTGGCTTTTCAGAAAGCCTTCTTGAAGTCATATTCTTCCTTACCCTGTCATCACTAAGCAGTATTTTAGTGCAAAGCAAAAGACCAGTTGTGAAGCAGTGTGGCCTCAATAGGAGAAAAATTGCACAAGTTTAAAGTAACACTTAAATTCCAATGGCTAAAGACTGCATGTAGACTTAACCATATTTTAATCATGTATTTTGTGATAAACTGTAACACCTGAATGGAGGATACAGGACAAGAATAATTTTTCTGGAAATTCTGCCATAAGGCAGGTGTATTTGCTGCCATTGTGTTGCAACATCTCCCTTAAGTAGATCATGCAACAGAGAAAGGTTTTGATTATGAGATTGCAACAGCTTTGCGGGCATAAGACTCAATAACATTTGCAGGAAAATCCCTTTTTTATACCTCATTTCTACAAGAAGTGTTTGCTCAAACAGGAAACTTCATTAAAAGAATAGAgaatacaaacaaaagaacaagtGTTAGTTATTACTCATCAAATGTATTGATGAGTAATGATGCAGACATAGATACAAAATACTTCCTTCTAGAGAACATCACTTATTCAACTAGCGTCACTGACTGGAATCATACAAAAAgtttctgcctttctgtctACATCTGTCTTTGAAGGGTGGGCATTAacgtaaagaaaaaaaaaacaattctggGAGGCAAAACTCAACCACAATGGTACATTAGTATGATGCATGCACTGCTAAGGTCATTCCAAGATTCTCTCTAGAAACAATGGAGGAATTGAGAGTTACCAAAGTTGTTTCGAATGATTAAGTTGCTGTAGTGAGAAGCTTGGTGTGGGATAAATTATATATGAGGAAAGGAatggaaacaacagcaaacaaaccaCAAGAACAAAGTAGGTCTATTTGTGGAACTTTCACTTCAGTTTACCTGCAGCAGTAGTTCCAGAGCCAAATGAGAGCTGTTGGCTCTCGAGGAACATCTTGTTCACATCCCTTGGTTGTAGGTATGAGGCAAGAATAATACCAGAAAAATCTGGGTAGCATTGCTAACACATTAATCAATCACATTAGCCAGTTCCTGGGTTTTAAATTTTGTATAGCTGTTTGCTTGCACAAAGAGAACTCCCATCTGCCTTGAGTGTGCCCTTAGCTTGACTCACAGCATTACCTGCCACATGTCTGCCATTACCTGAGGCATACTGTATGCCAGCTGTCCTTATTTTTCTGTCCGCTATTCAGCTTCCGACTGAAATCTTGCCATCAGGATGGTGCAGATGTACTTTTGAAATCTGATAGTGGTGTAAGACACTACTTGCTAATAAAACTATCCATCCTTTACATTATATCCCAATCATTGCTATAAGAGGAAAAGTGACGTAGggagcctttcttttttccttcccctctctggGACAGATACTCACAGCTGCAAGTTTCTTGCAGAAATGATGAATAAAAGCAATTCTGGCCTGGCATTTTCCCCACAAACCCCCCAGCTTCCCTTATACGAGGTGACCATTCACCAACTCTGTGGAGGGATGTACATGACCAAGGGAGGTCCCAGCATGAGCCTTCCAGGTCAGCTGTCAGTCTGCCTGTTTCATGCAAAGATCTGAAAGCAAAGGCTTTCATATCAGGCACTTTTCTTCCAAGAGTGACTGATCTTTAAATTCATGTgttttgtgtgtatgttttcTCATGTAAAGCTGAAGtgaaagagcagagctgtgctgtgtgtaaGGGGGCATACCAAATCCCACACCATACACATAGGTGACACTGTAGAAGGTGCTTTCAGCCAGACTAATGTCTTACTGTCACTTCAAGAGGAAGGTCtggcttctctttctctcctccttcctattttcctctgcttttttccccatgtcagtgtatttctcccttcttttcttgctctgaTTTCAGTGCTGACTGGATTCTACACTGAGTCTATTCAACTTATctactcagaaaaaaagttgcttttcttcaggGCTAAACTGGCAAGGTTCCTAGCacaaaagggagaaggaaatgatgagcaggaagcaggaggaaatTTCCACTTTTTGGGGCGATGAACACTTAGAGCTCACCCTTAGTAAAGAAATGGCACTTTTAACATTAACATTAAGATGTTATCATTAAGATGTTCTAGGAATCTCTTGGACCTCTATGTATTAGCAATGTGGAATTGCCACTTGCACCTGGCAAGCTGAAGTCACCCATAAGGTCACAGGTGGTTGATCTAGAGCTATATCTTAGTTCCTTAATGAATAATTCATCAGTGTCATCATCCTGGTTTGGTGGCCTATAGCAGACTCCCACAATGATATCTGCTTAGTTTGCTCAGAAGCTCCCAACCATGCAACTGCCAGCTACGAGCTCAGTACAGCCCAGCCCCTCCCTCACACACAGCCACTCCCAGCATCACCTgccctgcctgtccctgctgACAGGCTCAGTGCTGTACATCATGACATACTAGTTACAGGCCTCTGCCTGCCAGGTTTTGCTTATGCCAATGATGTCACTGCTCTGGGACTGAGCCAAGGCTTCTGGCTCCTCTTGCTTCTTCCTTATGCTATGTGCACTGGTGTAGAAACATTTCAAGTTCCTTTCCTCATACCCAGCACTTCAAGAGCAGACTGAAGGATCTCGCTAGCATGCAGTCCCTCACATTTTGGCATGCCATCCCATAGCTTATCATTGGCAAGTCTGGTTTTATCCCTTTCCCCCTTCAAATCTAGTTCAAATCTCTACCAGTCAGCCCCATTAATTCTTGTGCAGAAATCCTTTTCCCCCTCTGAGAAAGGTGCATCCCATCAGGTGCTAGCAGGCCT
This genomic interval carries:
- the LOC110394520 gene encoding N-acetyllactosaminide beta-1,6-N-acetylglucosaminyl-transferase-like — translated: MALQRQISTNFSEPLTALLAQPLRPSTCHLAAVPPRRPRPCTPRGRAVLCRAAMRRRRVAVTLMVAVVLLGAAVLLRHYGGSRAAGGGSAESMALERACGALLAGQAPRMQNGGLRPVPRDSSCSEYMSHSRYITRVLSAEEAAFPLAYIITLHKEFETFERLFRAVYMPQNVYCIHVDGKAPAALQRAVRHLLGCFPNAFLASHTERVVYGGVSRLQADLHCMRDLVASAVPWRYLLNACGQDFPLKTNREIIQHLKAYKGKNITPGVLPPAHVTARTHFMHREQGGSNVSGLVTPQVRKAPPPHNLTLYFGSAYIAVTRPFVEFVLRDPRAIDLLAWSEDTYSPDEHFWVTLNRIPDVPGSMPNASWEGDLKAVKWIDMEDIHGGCHGHYVRGICVYGTGDLKWLFNSTCMFANKFELRTYPLTVECLELRHRKKTLAQSEVQVEPSWYF